One window of Apteryx mantelli isolate bAptMan1 chromosome 8, bAptMan1.hap1, whole genome shotgun sequence genomic DNA carries:
- the LOC136992568 gene encoding cytochrome P450 2J2-like: protein MLRLLRESVSSMSVQTLLVFLGVFLLVADYMKRRKPKNFPPRPFPLPFLGHVLSLNFRDPMKAMQKHTEKYGEIFNMEVGSMSYVFVNSFQMVKEVLVNQGENFLDRPEMPLDLEVFSSRGLISSNGHTWKQQRRFALSTLRNFGLGKRSLEERIQEECQYLTNALGEEQGHPFDPHFKVNNAVSNIICSVTFGNRFEYHDEHFQKLLHLLDDVMKLHGHPLSQLYGFFPSVMKYLPGPHQTLRKNWKLLKGFVYDMIAKHKEDLHPSKSRDFIDSYLQEMVKDDGGGCFCEENLASCMLDLFFAGTETTSTTIRWALLYMAKYPEIQAHVQAEIDAVVGQSRQPALEDRASMPYTNAVIHEVQRISNIIPVGAPRLTTRDTMLGGFLVPKGTVLMLNFTSVLFDKKEWETPDAFNPEHFLKDGQFWRREAFLPFSLGKRACLGEQLARMELFLFFTALLQKFTFQPPPDEALSFRWSLGITRQPQAYRIRAVPR from the exons ATGCTGCGCCTCCTGCGCGAGAGCGTGTCCAGCATGTCCGTCCAGACCCTCCTGGTGTTCCTGGGCGTCTTTCTGCTCGTCGCCGACTACATGAAGAGGAGAAAGCCCAAAAACTTCCCCCCAAGGCCCTTTCCGCTCCCCTTCCTGGGGCATGTCCTCTCCCTGAACTTCAGAGATCCCATGAAGGCGATGCAGAAG CATACTGAAAAATATGGGGAAATCTTCAACATGGAGGTGGGCAGCATGTCCTACGTCTTTGTCAACAGCTTCCAGATGGTTAAGGAGGTGCTGGTAAACCAAGGAGAAAACTTCCTAGATCGCCCAGAAATGCCTCTCGACCTGGAAGTCTTCAGCAGCCGCG GACTGATCTCCTCTAATGGACATACCTGGAAACAGCAGAGAAGATTCGCCCTGTCGACGCTCAGGAACTTCGGCCTGGGGAAGAGGAGCTTGGAGGAGCGGATACAGGAGGAGTGCCAGTACCTCACCAATgcccttggggaagagcagg GGCATCCTTTTGACCCTCACTTTAAGGTCAATAATGCAGTTTCCAACATCATCTGCTCGGTCACCTTTGGCAATCGGTTTGAGTACCATGACGAGCATTTCCAAAAGCTGCTGCACCTGTTGGACGACGTGATGAAGCTCCATGGCCATCCCCTCAGCCAG CTCTATGGTTTTTTCCCAAGTGTAATGAAGTACCTCCCTGGACCCCACCAGACACTTCGTAAAAACTGGAAACTGCTGAAAGGTTTTGTGTACGACATGATCGCTAAGCACAAGGAGGACTTGCACCCCTCCAAAAGCCGGGACTTCATCGACAGCTACCTGCAGGAGATGGTGAAG GACGACGGCGGTGGGTGCTTCTGCGAAGAAAATCTTGCGTCCTGCATGCTGGACCTTTTCTTTGCCGGAACAGAGACAACGTCCACAACCATCCGCTGGGCTTTGCTGTACATGGCCAAGTACCCAGAAATTCAAG CGCACGTGCAAGCGGAGATCGACGCGGTCGTGGGGCAGTCGCGGCAGCCGGCCCTGGAGGACCGGGCCAGCATGCCCTACACCAACGCCGTCATCCACGAGGTGCAGAGGATCAGCAACATCATCCCCGTAGGTGCACCCCGGCTGACCACACGGGACACGATGCTGGGGGGCTTCCTCGTGCCCAAG GGCACCGTTTTGATGCTGAATTTCACCTCCGTGCTCTTCGACAAGAAGGAGTGGGAAACCCCCGACGCTTTTAACCCGGAGCATTTCCTGAAGGACGGCCAGTTCTGGAGGAGAGAGGCTTTTCTACCCTTTTCTCTAG GGAAGCGCGCCTGCCTGGGCGAGCAGCTGGCCCGCATggagctcttcctcttcttcacggCCCTGCTGCAGAAGTTCACCTTCCAGCCGCCGCCGGACGAGGCGCTCAGCTTCCGCTGGAGTCTGGGCATCACGCGACAACCCCAGGCCTACCGCATCCGCGCCGTGCCGCGCTAG
- the LOC136992569 gene encoding cytochrome P450 2J2-like, translating to MLRLLRESVSSMSVQTLLVFLGIFLLVADYMKRRKPKNFPPRPFPLPFLGHVLSLNFRDPLKAMQKHAEKYGDIFSLEVGSMSFVFVNGFQMIKEVLVNQGENFLDRPEMPLDLEVFNNRGLVSSNGHTWKQQRRFALSTLRNFGLGKRSLEERIQEECQYLTNALGEEQGHPFDPHFKVNNAVSNIICSVTFGNRFEYHDEHFQKLLHLLDELVKLHGHPLSQLYGFFPSVMKYLPGPHHKIFKNWKLLKGFVYDVIAKHKEDLHPSKSRDFIDSYLQEMVKDDGGGCFCEENLASCMLDLFFAGTETTSTTIRWALLYMAKYPEIQARVQAEIDAVVGRSRQPALEDRASMPYTNAVIHEVQRISNIVPVGTPRMATQDTMLGGFLVPKGTVLMLNFTSVLFDKKEWETPDAFNPENFLKDGQFWRREAFLPFSLGKRACLGEQLARMELFLFFTALLQKFTFQPPPDEALSFRWSLGITRQPQAYRIRAVPR from the exons ATGCTGCGCCTCCTGCGCGAGAGCGTGTCCAGCATGTCCGTCCAGACCCTCCTGGTGTTCCTGGGCATCTTTCTGCTCGTCGCCGACTACATGAAGAGGAGAAAGCCCAAAAACTTCCCCCCAAGGCCCTTTCCGCTCCCCTTCCTGGGGCATGTCCTCTCCCTGAACTTCAGAGATCCCTTGAAGGCGATGCAGAAG CATGCTGAAAAATATGGAGACATCTTCAGCCTGGAGGTGGGCAGCATGTCCTTCGTCTTTGTCAACGGCTTCCAGATGATTAAGGAGGTGCTGGTAAACCAAGGCGAAAACTTCCTAGATCGCCCAGAAATGCCTCTCGACCTGGAAGTCTTCAACAACCGTG GACTGGTCTCCTCTAATGGACATACCTGGAAACAGCAGAGAAGATTCGCCCTGTCGACGCTCAGGAACTTCGGCCTGGGGAAGAGGAGCTTGGAGGAGCGGATACAGGAGGAGTGCCAGTACCTCACCAATgcccttggggaagagcagg ggcaTCCTTTTGACCCTCACTTTAAGGTCAATAATGCAGTTTCCAACATCATCTGCTCGGTCACCTTTGGCAATCGGTTCGAGTACCATGATGAGCATTTCCAAAAGCTGCTGCACCTGTTGGACGAGCTGGTGAAGCTCCATGGCCATCCCCTCAGCCAG CTCTACGGTTTTTTCCCAAGTGTAATGAAATACCTCCCTGGACCCCaccacaaaatttttaaaaactggaaaCTGCTGAAAGGTTTTGTGTATGACGTGATCGCTAAGCACAAGGAGGACTTGCACCCCTCCAAAAGCCGGGACTTCATCGACAGCTACCTGCAGGAGATGGTGAAG GACGACGGCGGTGGGTGCTTCTGCGAAGAAAATCTTGCGTCCTGCATGCTGGACCTTTTCTTTGCCGGAACAGAGACAACGTCCACAACCATCCGCTGGGCTTTGCTGTACATGGCCAAGTACCCAGAAATTCAAG CACGCGTGCAAGCGGAGATCGACGCGGTCGTGGGGCGGTCGCGGCAGCCGGCCCTGGAGGACCGGGCCAGCATGCCCTACACCAACGCCGTCATCCACGAGGTGCAGAGGATCAGCAACATCGTCCCCGTAGGCACGCCCCGGATGGCCACGCAGGACACAATGCTGGGGGGCTTCCTCGTGCCCAAG GGCACCGTTTTGATGCTGAATTTCACCTCCGTGCTCTTTGACAAGAAGGAGTGGGAAACCCCCGACGCTTTCAACCCGGAGAATTTCCTGAAGGACGGCCAGTTCTGGAGGAGAGAGGCTTTTCTACCCTTTTCTCTAG GGAAGCGCGCCTGCCTGGGCGAGCAGCTGGCCCGCATggagctcttcctcttcttcacggCCCTGCTGCAGAAGTTCACCTTCCAGCCGCCGCCGGACGAGGCGCTCAGCTTCCGCTGGAGTCTGGGCATCACGCGACAACCCCAGGCCTACCGCATCCGGGCCGTGCCGCGCTAG